The sequence CGCATGATTGGCACTCACAGGCTCCGAACCTGTAAAATAAAGTATTCTTTTCATGCTTGTTTCCGATCATGCGACCCGAAATTCGATCCCCTGGGGAGTTGGGAATATAATGATAAGCTAGTATAGGACTGTAGGACGACACTAATCTCTCGTCAGGCCAGTTTCATTCCAGATCTAGTGACTGCTCTGCATGTTCCAAGATGACTGAAACAGCATTAGCCCACCACATGGCATCGTACTAATACAACAGTATATTTACACATGATTGTGCATTTGGCTTTACATTGGCCACGTCACCACGTTTGGTAAGACGTCAGAACATTACATATGTTGCATCGCTATCTAATCATATAGGGCGGCTACTGGCTAAAAAACTGTACGACAGCCACTGGTGCGGTATTTAGCTCggagtgcgtgcgtgcgtgcgtgcgtgttcGGTGTCGTGGCGACGATAATGCactgatataatctcataattaaGCCATGCAGCAGAATGAAAAAAAGGTTGTTACTACAATACAGCCCTTTTGTCACGATCGCAGTACGTAAAGTAATTCGTTTGTGCGAATTAATTTATTACTGACGGAGGTATGAACTGACGAAACTGCAGATTTCCAGCACCTGAACAACAGCTCGGGGCTCCACCTGACGCTGCACCACCCGCAGAGCCCCTGCTCCCCGGCGCCGCTGCCCGCCGACCTCCCCTTCTCCGCGGTGCTCGCCCACGACGGCGCGCGCATCGCGTCGCTCGCCGCGCGCCTCGCCAAGACGCCGTCCTCTCGGCCCACCTTGCTTGACGAGAGCCGCGCggggtcgtcgtcgtcgtcccccGATGACGAGTCCCTCGCGTCCGTGCCGCTCGGCCCGGGCACGTCCGTCGGCGTCGGCAACTACGTCACCCGCATGGGCCTCGGCACGCCGGCCAAGTCGTACGTCATGGTCGTGGACACGGGGTCCTCGCTCACCTGGCTCCAGTGCTCCCCCTGCGTCGTGTCGTGCCACCGCCAGTCCGGCCCGGTGTTCAACCCCAAGGCGTCCAGCTCCTACGCCTCCGTGTCCTGCTCCGCGCAGCAGTGCAGCGACCTCACCACCGCCACGCTCAACCCCGCCTCCTGCTCCACCTCCAACGTCTGCATCTACCAGGCCAGCTACGGCGACAGCTCCTTCTCGGTCGGGTACGTACGTACGTTGTCTGTACGAATACATATTGTACGGTATTATTATTCTTATTACTATATTGGCATGCAATATATGCAGGTATCTGAGCAAGGACACCGTGTCGTTCGGCTCCACCAGCGTGCCCAACTTCTACTACGGCTGCGGACAAGACAACGAGGGCCTCTTCGGGCAGTCGGCGGGGCTCATCGGCCTGGCGCGTAACAAGCTGTCGCTGCTGTACCAGCTGGCGCCGAGCATGGGCTACTCCTTCTCCTACTGCCTCccgacgtcgtcgtcgtcgtcctcggggTACCTGTCCATCGGCTCCTACAACCCGGGGCAGTACTCGTACACGCCCATGGCGTCGAGCTCGCTGGACGACTCGCTCTACTTCATCAAGATGACCGGGATCAAGGTCGCGGGCAAGCCGCTGTCCGTGTCGTCGTCGGCCTACTCCAGCCTGCCGACGATCATCGACTCCGGCACGGTGATCACGCGCCTGCCTACGGGCGTGTACTCGGCGCTCAGCAAGGCGGTGGCGGGCGCCATGAAGGGGACGCCCCGCGCGTCGGCGTTCTCCATCCTGGACACGTGCTTCCAGGGCCAGGCGGCGCGGCTGCGCGTGCCCGAGGTCACCATGGCcttcgccggcggcgcggcgctcAAGCTGGCCGCCAGGAACCTGCTGGTGGACGTGGACAGCGCCACCACGTGCCTGGCCTTCGCGCCCGCCCGGAGCGCCGCCATCATCGGGAACACGCAGCAGCAGACGTTCAGCGTCGTCTACGACGTCAAGAACAGCAAGATCGGGTTCGCCGCCGGCGGCTGCAGCTGAGAAGCGACACCTACATACACGCGCATGCACAGACCGACTCGGTAACTAAAACTAAAACGAGCAGCGCATGCATGCATCTACCGTCCGGTTTCGTCTGAAACCATCATTAATTTCGATCGTCCACTCCACGCACAGCAAGTTCTTTACGGACCTTGCCGCATATGATATGTACATGGTGACAAGATAAGGTACaggagaattgatgaaagaagcgTTGCCGGCCAGTCGTCGTTGCACAAGAACAAACACATAAATTAAAACATTATTACAGGAGTAGGGTATTTATTGTATTGTTCAGGCCAGAAAAATATGTGGAAAGTGGGTCTTTAACTTAATTCGGAAGAAGCATATAGCACTCCAAAAAAAAAGATTCATATTCATCACATAGCCAACAGATAGCATGTAGTAGCTGTTCATGCATGTAATTCTTTGGCAAGTCCTGGTCAGGAAGTACCATTTACTGTGTGTAGGACGAATAAACTGAAGTGATGtgtatgtttctgatttctttcgTACTTGCAACCCGGGGCCCACGTGGTTTTTTTACTCCCTTCTATATGTACTGTGGAAAATATTGTAACCGCACAAGACACACTCCTATGCTATATATGTTGTATGCACAAGACACACTTTGTTAACGAACAAAGAGATCGATGATGCAAATATTTatcactatatatatatatggctatTGTTAGTTTCGTGCCTTTTGCACGATGAATATAATGGTTGAACATGGGACGAATAGGTGGTTAGCAAAGCTGTACAGCAGGAGAGATATAAGAGAGCAACTTTAGTTGTTGGGATGTTGCGGTCTTCCATAATTATTGCCGCACAGGAAAGGCTTTGGTCAGTTTGGTGGTGCATGCTGCTTTTCCATCGTCATGAACCGAAAAGAGGTCGAACGTGACATTCTTTCTTACGTCCAAGCGCATGTTCAGCTGCTTTTGAGAGGCTCGCGCGTATATATCCGCGCTACACGCTTGGGCAACTTTTTGCCGCGCCGGCCGGGAATGGCAAGAATAGAAAAAGAAACAGCCTTGCTACCTCCATGTAACATCTCGTCCTAATACCATGGAACATCCCTACAAACCAACACAAATCTTTCATACGCACCACCAAAAACTTTTCGGTTGGTCACCTATCACAAAATTGCTCTGAGCCAAACACGCTTAGAGGTTCTTTTAAAATATACTTCCAAAAAATAAggtgcaccttattggtatgaatTTTCTACTAATCCTATTAAAAATTGGTTTCTTAAAAAACTAGGTTACTTCCAAACATGACCTTACATGTTGGAGGCCAAAGAAattagcaaaaaaaaaaaacataGCGTAATGGAgaactaatatatatatatatatatatatatatatatatatatatatatatatatatatatatatatatatatatattaacaaTGCAAAGATCATTCACTAACTTTGTTGAGAACTATGACAGAATCAAAATCGGATAATAAATCTACAATTGTAGCTGCTAATGTCTTTGCCATTGTAGATGAGTTCAGAGCAACTTTTATTTTCTGGAAACGGGGTTAAAGAAATTTCAACACAAACAGATATTACGCATGCAAATCTGCACTAGGCATCGGCTACAATCTTCATTTGGCTAAACTTCGTTTAAAGAAGTCCAAACATGACATCGGCTAAACTTCATTTACTGGCAGCCAGCTGCAGAGATTGACATTGCAGAGATAGAGAAAAAAAACACATCCTGCACAAACGAACTGTACAGGAGCACATCGCGCTCTCGTCTTTCAAGCTGGTATGCACCAAGCTATAGTAGAACTAGTTATTCAAAAAAAATGCTACTAGAATTAGAACTTAAAATGTAATATATTGGTAGATTCTATAATAAAGTATATTTATAAATTTTAAGTTTTGTTTGTGATATTTGGTAGTTCGATTATACGACGGCCACATGAAAACCTTGCACTGACGAATCGTTGACAATTACAGTTACGAGAGTAGCGCTGCTGGACCATGACCACGGATCCGGCGCGCTGGGGGATGCAGTGCCGATTTGGCGGAGCCCGGGCCCGGCCCGGCGCGCGCGCGACTCGCTCCTCGGCGGCCTGTCACTGTCAGTCAGCCTGTGGCATGCAGATGCTGGGAGTCTGGGACGGTGGGACCTATGTATGTACGCAGCCGCGTCGTTACGTTCCGTAGGATTCGCGAGTCGTGACGAGCTGCGCGCCCGTACCGATGATCAGAACAAGTTCGGTACTCTGTCCACGTCTGCTGGTCCCTCACGAACGCCATGCGTCCGGCGGGCCCCCACCACCGGACCGGGTCGCCGGCCGGGGGAATCGCCGTAGCTGTGCCGAAAGGAGTCGCATTGAAGCCGGGTGTATTGCTGGTGCTGCGGCCTGCGAGAGGCCAGGATGGATGGATTGATTGATTGGTCCCATCCCATCCGCTTCTATCTTCTCCCTCATGCGGGGGAGCGGTGCGCTCGCCGGATTTTGTTGTGGGGCTCGATCGGTACCGTGGTCCATGGCCTTGCAAGTTGCACTGCAACAGTCGGAGCAGCCTAGGAAAGTAGCAAGCTACGTTTTTTGCGTACGGGCGTGCTTATCAATATCACGATGCACGGTTGTCGATTTGTATCCAACGACGAGCAGAGTTCTGATGACTGTCGGTGCGTCGACGTCCGGCGGTCCACGGCTTTTTACACAGTACGTATGAAAAACTGTAAGGGCGATGGAATTTGCAGCCAGTACGTgagactgtctccagcaacgtctctTAAATTTCGTCCCCTAAAGAAATATTCTCTGTCTTTTACAACACTCTCtaaaagattttgttctctatatTTTTTCCATCTCCAGTAATATTctctaaatttcatcctctatatcaaCAGTGTACCATATTTCACATTTTATATTGATTTTTACCGGTCATGTGCACGTGAACGAGCAAACACAATAAATAAGCACAGTGTATAGAGTAGAATCGTACGTCCTCTATTTCTAACGGATGCATGCCGTgctctaaaatttagaggatCCTTTACAGTCTCTTGTTGGAGACAAAAAAGGTGCATGCATCCTCTATATTTTAGAGGACAGAACCATTTACAGGTCCTTGTTGGAGGTAGTCTGACTCCCTAGTGAGTGGTGATGATGAGTGTAGGGTCGTCAAACTTCttgttagggctagtttggaaacctcaTATTCCCATGATATTTCTATTTTCCTAATAGAATTTAGTTCATTTTTCTTTGGGAAAACAGAAATCACTTGGAAAATAGAAAATAGAGTTGCCAAACTATCCTTTAATGAAGTTCTCAAACATCGATCGTGTTAGATCATCTCTAAAAGCCAGAAATTGTGGCAGATAAGAAGCCAGAAATTGTTCAGTCATCGACCGTGCGCTGTGTCCCACCTCGCCTCATATCGACAACGGTGGCAGTGCATGCGCGTGTGGCTCGCCTAGTCCCTGTTTTCAGCCACTCAAGGTAGACAAGACATGGTCAACTATATAAATGGTTTAACCATCCCATATCTAAGACCACTTTAATACAAGCTTTTAGAATTATTACATGTTTTAAATGGGTCAAACCCATAATACACTAATAATTGCCACATAAGTCTAAAGCATGTATTACAAATCTCAAAGCCACTGTTATTTGATATACCAGGGTTTCGGTGGAGActattaagttgaacatccacttAGAACTTAGAACATGTGGTACACTCGTTTACAACTGAactatggactatgccttgaattcatAGTTTTGCGTGAAGTGAGTTTCACCAAAGTTCTTTTTTGATGCTAGGCTACTACAAGCATCCCCTTAGTTTAAAGCATATTAGTAAATAGCCAGTGCTAACACTATGATCCTGGGAAGGGAAGGAGTCGATGACGTCGACAACACAAGGGGAGGGGTTAACGACGGCATAAGTGAAGGGGATCGGCGACAGGGACgtggggggaggggaggggagggagaaGCTGGGACGACAGGATAATAAAGGAGTGAAAGGGGagggatgatccaaataatattatCTATTGgatttgagagagagagagagaggaggttaTTTAGTGATCTAAACCGTTAGTTTTGAAGGTTTGTTAAGCATGGGCGtaatttgtttggtggatttagtggagattatggatgtgggagtgatttggttgggtgggttttgcaaagtttaaacttgtggattatatagtggtatagataAGTTACACTTCAACCCCTTTCATGATTATCGAGTTATTATCCATATCTTATAGACTATGACTAAAAGTCAAAATCATATAAGTGTGTTCCTTCTAAAATGTTATGTAGGATAATATTCCCTCTTAGATAAGTCACTCGGATCATATTAAGAACTTAATTGGTCTACCATACAATAAAGGAGAAACATGAATTTCAAATGATCTAGACTTTATTTTAAGACGCCTCTCCCTTAGTTACctactagcttgtttcaccattttCTACAAAACCACCAGGCTAATCCATGTAGATCTATCTATCAAGCTCTCCATTCAGGAAAGTAGTCTTAACATCCATTCGATGAACGAGAAGACCATGTGAGGCAGTAAAGGAAAGTATCAAATGTATGGTTGTTAGACAGGAAACTagtgaataagtatcaaaataatcTTCACCTTATTTCTAGATATAACTCTTGGCCACAAGCTCACCTTATATGTCTCAATGATACCATCAGATCTAAgttttttcttgaacacccagTTACATCGCATAGTCTTGCATCCATAAGGACGATCAACTACCTCTTAAGTTCAATTAGCCATAATTGAGTCCATCTCACTCTGAATCACTTTCTTCTATAAGTCAACATCAAGAGATGAATATGTCTCTTCTATGGTTTTAGGGATATCATCTATAAGGTATATATAGCCTTCGCCAAAAGGCATTGTAGTCGTCTGTCTCTTACTCTTTCGATTGATTATAATATTATCCTCCTCTAGATTTTCTACATGGGTTTCAAAATTAGCATGTATTACCGGTCCAAGCATCTCAGGTATAGAAGATTCATGACTAAAAATGTTAGGTGTATTTTTATAGGAAATTCACTCTAAAAATATAGCATCCTGGACTCCGTAATTGTACCAACATTCATATCAGGTACTCCAGAATTTAATACTAAAAACTTTAACCCACGTTGTTAAAAGCATACCCAAGAAAGGCACAATCAATAATTTTTTGTTCAAGTttttgctataattcaccggacatgtccggtgtgcaccggactgtccggtgtgcaccggagcaactgctacttcgcgccaacggtcacctgcagagtcatttaatgcacgccagagcgcgcagaagttaggCACACACgaaatggcgcaccagacactctacagtacatgtccggtgtgccaccggacatctaggcgggcccagcagtcagagctccaacggtcggaacccaacggcctggtgacgtggctggcgcaccggacactgtccggtgtgcaccggactgtctggtgcaccatgcgacagacagccccaccaaacggctagtttggtggttggggctataaatacccccaaccaccccacattcaagtcatccaagttttcccacttcaactacttacaagagctctagcattcaattctagacacacccaagtgatcaaatcctctccaaactccacacaacgccctagtgattaatgagagagatttgcttgtgttctttcgagctcttgcgcttggattgctttcttctttctttgattctttattgcgatcaaactcacttgtaattgaggcaagagacaccaatcttgtggtggtcctagtgggaactttgtgttccaagtgattgagaagaaaagctcactcggtccgagggatcgtttgagagagggaaagggttgaaagagacccggtctttgtgaccacctcaacgaggagtaggtttgcaagaaccgaacctcggtaaaacaaatccacgtgtctcactccttattcacttgcgatttgttttgcaccctctctcgcggactcgattatatttctaacgctaacccggcttgtagttgtgattatttttgagaatttcagtttcgccctattcacccccctctaggcgactttcaattggtatcagagcccggtgcttcattagagcctaaccgctcgaagtgatgtcgggagaacacgccaagaaggagatggagaccggcgaaaagcccactacaagccacgggaaggcttcatcggaagagtcccgctacaaaaagaaagggaaggagaagaaggcctcctcccacaagtcgcatcggagtggcgacaagaaaaagaagatgaggaaagtggtctactacgagaccggcacttcatcaccctccacatccggctccgacgcgccctccataacttctaagcgccaagagcgcaagaagtttagtaagatccccttacactaccctcgcatttctagacatactccattactttccgttccattaggcaaaccaccaacctttgacggtgaagattatgctaggtggagtgatttaatgaaattttatctaacctcactccacaaaagtatatggaatgttgttgagtttggagcacagataCCATCCGTTGGGGATGagaattatgatgaggacgaagtggcccaaatcgagcacttcaactcccaagccacaacaatactcctcgcctctctaagtagggaggagtacaacaaagtgcaaggactaaagagcgccaaggaagtttgggacgtgctcaaaaccgcgcacgagggtgatgaactcaccaagatcaccaagcgggaaacgatagagggggagctcggtcgcttccgacttcgccaagggtaggagccacaagacatgtacaaccggctcaaaaccttggtgaatcaagtgcgcaactgaaagggaattaggcttacacctatttcctaaatgattttggtggttgaattgcccaacacaaatagattggactaactagtttgctctagtgtacaagttatacaggtgccaaaggttcacacttagccaataaaaagaccaagtatggggttcaacaaagaaagcaagggataaccgaagtgtgccctggtctagcgcaccagactgtccggtgcaccaggggacttcacgctaaacttgtcaccttcgggaaaatccagaggcgctccgctataattcactggactgtccggtgccccaaggaagagcggctctgaaactcgccagtctcgggaatttgctccgctataattcaccggacatgtccggtgtacaccagactgtccgatgagccagcggagcaacggatacttcgcgccaacggtcacctgcaggcgcattcaatgcgcgccagaagcgtgcagaagtcagacacgcgcgggacggtgcaccggacaatttacagtacctgtccggtgtacatcggacagccaggcgggcccagaagtcagaagctccaacggtcgaatcccaacggcctggtgacgtggctggcgcaccggactgtccggtgcaccatacgacagtcagccacaaccaaacggctagtttggtggttgggctataaatacccccaaccaccccacattcaagtcatccaagttttcccacttcaactacttacaagagctctagcattcaattctagacacacccaagtgatcaaatcctctccaaactccacacaacgccctagtgattagtgagagagatttgcttgtgttctttcgagctcttgcgcttggattgctttcttctttctttaattctttattgcgatcaaactcacttgtaattgaggcaagagacaccaatcttgtggtggtccttgtaggaactttgtgttccaaagcatttgagaagagaaagctcactcggtccgagggaccgtttgagagagggaaagggttgaaagagacccggtctttgtgaccacctcaacagggagtaggtttgcgagaaccgaacctcggtaaaacaaatccacgtgtctcactccttattcgcttgtgatttgttttgcaccctctctctctcggactcgattatatttctaacgctaacgcggcttgtagttgtgattatttttgagaatttcagtttcgccctattcacccccctctaggcgactttcaattggtatcagagcccggtgcttcattagagcctaaccgctcgaagtgatgtcgggagaactcgccaagaaggagatggagaccggcgacaagcccgctacaagccacgggaaggcttcatcggaagagtcccgcaacaaggagaagaagaaggagaagaaggagaagaagacttcttctcacaagtcacatcggagtggcgacaaaataaagaagatgaggaaggtggtctactacgagaccgacacttcatcgccatctacctccggctctgacgcgccctccataacttctaagcgccatgagcgcaagaagtttagtaagatccccttacattatcctcgtacctctagacatactctattactttccgttccattaggcaaaccgccaacctttgacggtgaagattatgctaggtggagtgatttaatgaaatttcatctaacctcactccacaaaagtatatggaatgttgttgagtttggagcacaggtaccatccgtaggggatgaggattatgatgaggacgaggtggcccaaatcgagcacttcaactcccaagccacaacaatactcctcgcctctctaagtagggaggagtacaacaaggtgcaaggattgaagagcgccaaggaagtttgggacgtgctcaaaaccgcgcacgagggtgatgaactcaccaagatcaccaagcgggaaacgatcgagggggagctcggtcgcttccgtctttgccaaggggaggagccacaagatatgtacaaccggctcaaaaccttggtgaaccaagtgcgcaacctcaggagcaagaaatgggatgaccacgaggtggttaaggttattctaagatcacttattttccttaaccctactcaagtgcaattaatttgtggcaacccaagatatacactaatgacccccgagtaagtaatcgggaattttgtgagctttgaatttatgatcaagggctcacgaaagatcaacgagctggacggcccctccacgtccgaagcacaaccggtcgcattttaggcgacagaggagaagaaggaggagtctacaccgagtagaacacccatcgacgcctccaagctcgacaatgaggaaatggcgctcgtcatcaagagcttccgccaaatcctcaaacaaaggagggggaaagattacaagccccgctccaagaaagtttgttacaaatgtggtaagcccggtcactttatagctaaatgtcctatttctagtgacagtgacaggggtgacgacaagaaggggagaagaaaggagaagaagaggtactacaagaagaagggcggcgatgcccatgtttttcgggagtgggactccgacgaaagctctagcgactcctcctccgacgaggacgccgccaacatcgccgtcaccaagggacttctcttccccaacatcggccacaagtgcctcatggcaaaggacggcaaaaagaagaaagttaaatctaaatcctccactagatatgaatcctctagtgatgaaaatgctagtgatgaggaagataacttgcgcactctttttgccaacctcaacatgcaacaaaaagagaaacttaatgaattgattagtgctattcatgaaaaggatgatctcttggacacccaagaggacttccttattaaagaaaataagaagcatgttaaagtcaaaaatgcttacactctagaaatagaaaaatatgaaaaactttctagtgagctaagctcttgccatgaaactattgacaaccttagaaatgaaaatgctaatttgttagctaaggttgattctaatgcttgtaatgtttcaattcccaatcttagaaatgataatgatgatttgcttgctaagattgaagaattaaacatgtctcttgctagccttaggattgtgagagcacctagaggggggggggtgaataggtgatcctgtgaacttgaaaacttaagccac is a genomic window of Zea mays cultivar B73 chromosome 5, Zm-B73-REFERENCE-NAM-5.0, whole genome shotgun sequence containing:
- the LOC101027224 gene encoding aspartic proteinase nepenthesin-1 isoform X1; protein product: MALLRLLAISLLFAVATPVRDIAHDACSSEVKDFQHLNNSSGLHLTLHHPQSPCSPAPLPADLPFSAVLAHDGARIASLAARLAKTPSSRPTLLDESRAGSSSSSPDDESLASVPLGPGTSVGVGNYVTRMGLGTPAKSYVMVVDTGSSLTWLQCSPCVVSCHRQSGPVFNPKASSSYASVSCSAQQCSDLTTATLNPASCSTSNVCIYQASYGDSSFSVGYLSKDTVSFGSTSVPNFYYGCGQDNEGLFGQSAGLIGLARNKLSLLYQLAPSMGYSFSYCLPTSSSSSSGYLSIGSYNPGQYSYTPMASSSLDDSLYFIKMTGIKVAGKPLSVSSSAYSSLPTIIDSGTVITRLPTGVYSALSKAVAGAMKGTPRASAFSILDTCFQGQAARLRVPEVTMAFAGGAALKLAARNLLVDVDSATTCLAFAPARSAAIIGNTQQQTFSVVYDVKNSKIGFAAGGCS